A genome region from Triticum aestivum cultivar Chinese Spring chromosome 2B, IWGSC CS RefSeq v2.1, whole genome shotgun sequence includes the following:
- the LOC123046935 gene encoding cell division protein FtsZ homolog 1, chloroplastic, with translation MAPSTSSASALLHVPGLPPRGPHRGGCRNQPRRPRHAAVRCSFAFAPVETARIKVVGVGGGGNNAVNRMIGSGLQGIEFYAINTDSQALVNSQAQHPLQIGEQLTRGLGTGGNPNLGEQAAEESKEVIANALRDSDLVFITAGMGGGTGSGAAPVVAQIAKEAGYLTVGVVTYPFSFEGRKRSLQALEALEKLERSVDTLIVIPNDRLLDIADENMPLQDAFLLADDVLRQGVQGISDIITIPGLVNVDFADVKAVMKNSGTAMLGVGVSSSKNRAQEAAEQATLAPLIGSSIEAATGVVYNITGGKDITLQEVNKVSQIVTSLADPSANIIFGAVVDDRYNGEIHVTIIATGFPQSFQKSLLADPKGARILEAKEKAASLATAAVAQQPAAAVPTWSRRLFS, from the exons ATGGCGCCCTCCACCTCgtcggcctccgccctcctccacGTCCCTGGCCTGCCTCCCCGGGGACCCCATAGAGGCGGGTGCCGGAACCAGCCGCGGCGGCCGCGCCATGCGGCCGTGCGGTGCTCCTTCGCGTTCGCGCCCGTGGAGACGGCGAGGATAAAGGTCGTCGGCGTAGGTGGCGGCGGCAACAACGCCGTCAACCGCATGATCGGCAGCGGCCTCCAG GGTATCGAGTTTTATGCTATAAACACAGATTCCCAGGCTCTTGTGAATTCGCAGGCGCAACATCCGCTACAAATTGGAGAGCAATTGACTCGTGGACTGG GTACTGGTGGAAATCCTAATTTGGGAGAACAAGCTGCCGAGGAATCAAAGGAAGTGATAGCCAATGCCCTCCGAGATTCTGATCTTGTCTTCATAACAGCTGGGATGGGAGGGGGTACTGGCTCCGGTGCTGCTCCAGTTGTTGCCCAGATAGCAAAGGAAGCCGGTTATCTTACTGTCGGTGTTGTCACCTACCCATTCAGCTTTGAAGGACGCAAGCGCTCTCTACAG GCACTCGAAGCATTGGAGAAGCTGGAAAGAAGTGTTGACACTCTGATTGTGATCCCAAATGATCGGTTGTTAGATATTGCTGATGAGAATATGCCCTTGCAAGACGCGTTTCTCCTTGCAGATGATGTCCTTCGACAGGGTGTCCAAGGAATATCAGACATTATCACG ATACCTGGGCTCGTGAATGTTGATTTTGCTGATGTGAAAGCTGTGATGAAAAATTCTGGAACTGCCATGCTTGGAGTTGGTGTTTCTTCCAGCAAAAACCGTGCCCAAGAAGCTGCTGAGCAGGCAACTCTTGCCCCTTTGATAGGGTCATCCATTGAGGCAGCTACTGGTGTTGTGTACAACATCACTGGCGGGAAGGACATCACTTTACAAGAAGTGAACAAGGTCTCTCAG ATCGTGACAAGCTTGGCTGATCCCTCGGCCAACATAATTTTCGGAGCTGTGGTCGACGACCGTTATAATGGCGAGATCCACGTGACCATCATCGCAACAGGATTTCCGCAGTCCTTCCAGAAGTCCCTTCTGGCTGATCCCAAGGGAGCACGGATACTGGAGGCGAAAGAAAAAGCGGCTAGCCTCGCAACGGCTGCTGTGGCGCAACAACCGGCGGCGGCCGTCCCGACATGGTCCCGGAGGCTCTTCTCCTGA